One part of the Aurantibacillus circumpalustris genome encodes these proteins:
- a CDS encoding DEAD/DEAH box helicase produces MALDKKGYTEPTPIQEQAIPHILEGKDIFGCAQTGTGKTAAFALPILQLLDAKRSNQRQGPGTVKALILAPTRELVSQISENFTAYGKNLGISHCIIFGGVSQVNQVNNLRRGVDVIVATPGRLLDLMNQGYVKLNNIEHFVLDEADRMLDMGFINDIKKIITKIPAKRQTLFFSATAAPAIMKLANTILVNPVSVAVNPVSSTTTLVEQSVYYVKKENKRGLLKHVLSSNNIEHALVFTRTKHGADKVVKDLATLGIAAAAIHGNKSQGARERALKGFKNRTIRILVATDIASRGIDVDKLSHVINYEIPEQAETYVHRIGRTGRAGASGVAMSFCAKEEMNYLKDINKLIKKNIEVVSTHPFN; encoded by the coding sequence ATGGCACTTGACAAAAAAGGGTACACAGAACCCACTCCTATTCAAGAACAAGCGATTCCCCATATTTTAGAAGGAAAAGATATTTTTGGTTGCGCGCAAACTGGTACCGGTAAGACGGCTGCTTTTGCTCTTCCAATCTTACAATTATTAGACGCTAAAAGAAGCAATCAAAGACAAGGTCCTGGCACTGTTAAAGCGCTTATCCTTGCTCCAACCCGCGAACTAGTTTCTCAAATAAGTGAAAACTTTACAGCATACGGTAAAAACTTAGGTATTTCTCATTGCATCATTTTTGGTGGTGTATCTCAGGTAAACCAAGTAAATAATTTACGCAGAGGGGTTGACGTAATTGTTGCTACTCCAGGTAGATTATTAGATTTAATGAATCAAGGGTACGTAAAACTAAACAACATCGAGCACTTTGTATTAGACGAAGCAGATCGTATGTTGGACATGGGTTTTATTAATGATATTAAAAAGATCATCACTAAGATTCCTGCTAAACGTCAGACTTTATTTTTCTCTGCTACGGCAGCTCCGGCTATTATGAAACTGGCTAATACCATTTTGGTTAATCCGGTAAGTGTGGCTGTTAATCCGGTATCTTCTACCACAACTTTGGTAGAACAATCGGTTTATTATGTTAAAAAAGAGAATAAACGCGGTTTGTTAAAACACGTTTTATCGAGTAATAATATTGAACATGCTTTAGTATTTACCCGTACCAAACATGGTGCTGATAAGGTTGTGAAGGATTTGGCTACTTTGGGTATTGCTGCAGCGGCAATTCATGGAAATAAATCGCAAGGTGCAAGAGAAAGAGCATTAAAAGGTTTTAAGAACAGAACAATTCGTATATTAGTAGCCACAGATATTGCATCTCGTGGAATTGATGTAGATAAATTATCGCATGTAATTAATTACGAAATTCCTGAGCAAGCTGAAACTTATGTTCACCGTATTGGTAGAACTGGAAGAGCTGGCGCATCAGGAGTAGCAATGTCGTTTTGTGCGAAAGAAGAAATGAATTATTTAAAAGATATAAATAAATTAATTAAGAAAAACATTGAGGTGGTGTCAACTCATCCATTTAACTAA
- a CDS encoding cold-shock protein, giving the protein MKNGVVKFFNEAKGFGFIKEEGGQDIFVHATGLQEDIRENDNVVFEIQEGKKGLNAVNVRLA; this is encoded by the coding sequence ATGAAAAACGGAGTAGTAAAATTTTTTAACGAAGCAAAAGGTTTCGGATTTATTAAAGAAGAAGGTGGACAAGATATCTTTGTACACGCAACAGGATTACAAGAAGACATTCGTGAGAATGATAACGTAGTTTTTGAAATTCAAGAAGGTAAAAAAGGTTTAAACGCAGTTAACGTTCGTTTAGCTTAA
- a CDS encoding endonuclease/exonuclease/phosphatase family protein, whose protein sequence is MRLPVILFFVFCIESLSSQKLDKSKEYYISAIGFWNVENLYDTLNDKWKNDEDFTPEGINRWTGDRYWTKIDHLATVISQMATDITPDGLAILGICEVENKNVVQDLVNSSHLKKRNYQFVHIEGPDIRGVDPALIYNPTYFSLKKAVSYRVQLVTDSTHKTRDILVVSGLFSGEALTVLVNHWPSRRGGELLSRVNRNAAAKVARHITDSVTKNNPNAKVIIMGDLNDDPINESVKKYIGTYSDLRKPETDLYYNPMEWLYKKGIGTLAWQDSWNLFDQIILNKNWIPGNYETWQYYKVRIFNKDFLKADHGNFKGYPFRTYSGGSYTGGYSDHFASYIIIAKEKK, encoded by the coding sequence ATGAGACTTCCTGTAATTTTATTTTTTGTTTTTTGCATAGAGTCTCTCTCGTCTCAAAAGCTTGATAAGTCTAAGGAATACTACATTTCTGCTATCGGATTTTGGAACGTTGAAAACCTCTATGACACCCTAAATGATAAGTGGAAAAACGACGAAGATTTTACACCAGAAGGAATTAATAGGTGGACAGGCGATCGCTATTGGACAAAAATAGATCATTTAGCTACAGTTATTAGCCAAATGGCAACAGATATAACTCCTGATGGGCTAGCGATTTTAGGAATATGCGAAGTGGAAAATAAAAATGTTGTTCAAGACCTGGTGAACTCATCACATCTTAAAAAAAGAAATTACCAATTTGTGCATATTGAAGGTCCTGATATTAGAGGCGTTGACCCCGCATTAATCTATAACCCAACTTATTTTTCTTTAAAAAAAGCAGTGTCTTATCGTGTACAATTGGTTACAGACTCTACACACAAAACCAGAGACATACTTGTTGTGAGTGGTTTGTTCTCAGGTGAAGCACTCACGGTCTTGGTTAATCACTGGCCCTCAAGAAGAGGAGGAGAATTATTAAGCAGAGTAAACAGAAATGCAGCCGCAAAAGTTGCGCGGCATATTACGGATAGTGTCACCAAAAATAATCCGAATGCAAAAGTAATTATCATGGGTGATTTAAATGATGACCCTATAAACGAAAGCGTAAAAAAATACATTGGAACGTATTCTGATTTAAGGAAACCAGAAACAGATTTGTATTATAACCCAATGGAATGGCTTTACAAAAAAGGTATTGGCACCCTAGCCTGGCAAGATAGTTGGAATTTGTTTGATCAAATTATTTTAAATAAAAATTGGATTCCAGGTAATTACGAAACCTGGCAGTATTATAAAGTGCGAATTTTTAATAAAGACTTTTTAAAAGCAGACCACGGGAATTTTAAAGGCTATCCATTTCGAACGTACAGCGGAGGTTCGTATACGGGCGGCTATAGCGATCATTTTGCGTCATACATTATTATAGCGAAAGAGAAAAAATAG
- a CDS encoding DUF5689 domain-containing protein, with protein sequence MPNYFKYSIKFLIVLFLVFSCKKEFDYPPLKQVNDGAQLTIRKMKERVTANSISAYKFKGGDTNLYCTVMSDELSGNFYQQIFVKDESGGAIQLNIKESGGLYVGDKIRINLNNLYLISANSMIYLDSVDVAKNIVKLSSGNPVQAKIVLVDDILLYAASPTHSNSLQSQLIQLNGMEFKTNTLVPTFADAIGKTTTNQTITACEAGKILTVRTSGRSNFAGKTLPKGNGSIVGIVSQYNGTMQLTLREYAEVNMNGPLCSAPVNTLEAGVFLLKDFNDNTINSGGWASYSVTNNSVNWIIGTSSLTTSPFAKISGYVSGNSNSENWLISPAVDISTSKDVVLSFKSAAKYSGTLLEVLISINYTSGDPTTAIWTSLSPNYALSPTSSDYLWVPSGYVSLSGHKSTNTRIAFKYKSTTSGATSYQLDDIVVKERP encoded by the coding sequence ATGCCAAACTATTTTAAATACTCCATAAAGTTTCTAATCGTTTTATTTTTAGTTTTTTCCTGTAAAAAAGAATTTGATTACCCACCTTTAAAACAAGTTAACGATGGGGCACAATTGACTATTCGTAAAATGAAAGAAAGAGTTACTGCTAATTCAATTTCTGCCTACAAATTTAAAGGTGGCGATACGAATTTGTATTGCACTGTAATGAGTGATGAGCTGAGTGGGAATTTTTACCAGCAGATTTTTGTGAAAGACGAAAGCGGCGGAGCGATTCAATTAAACATAAAAGAGTCGGGAGGTTTGTATGTGGGTGATAAAATCAGAATCAATTTGAATAATCTTTATTTGATTTCAGCTAACAGTATGATTTATTTGGATTCTGTTGATGTGGCTAAAAACATTGTGAAACTTTCTTCAGGAAATCCTGTGCAAGCAAAAATTGTTTTAGTAGATGATATCTTGCTTTACGCTGCAAGCCCAACACATTCGAATAGTTTGCAATCACAGCTTATTCAGCTCAATGGCATGGAATTTAAAACAAACACGCTTGTTCCGACTTTTGCCGATGCTATTGGAAAAACTACCACTAACCAAACCATTACAGCCTGTGAAGCAGGAAAGATTCTCACGGTGCGGACAAGTGGTCGTAGTAATTTCGCAGGTAAAACTTTACCAAAAGGAAATGGAAGTATTGTTGGGATTGTGAGTCAGTATAATGGAACCATGCAATTGACTTTAAGAGAATACGCTGAGGTAAATATGAATGGTCCTTTATGTTCGGCTCCTGTCAATACTCTGGAAGCAGGCGTATTTCTATTAAAAGATTTTAATGACAACACCATTAATAGTGGAGGTTGGGCAAGCTACTCTGTCACCAATAATTCGGTTAACTGGATTATTGGAACTTCCTCTTTAACCACAAGCCCTTTCGCAAAAATTAGTGGTTACGTGAGTGGGAATTCAAATTCAGAAAACTGGTTGATTTCTCCAGCAGTTGATATTTCAACTTCAAAGGATGTGGTGTTGAGTTTTAAATCAGCGGCAAAATATTCAGGCACTTTATTGGAGGTTTTGATTTCAATAAATTATACTTCAGGAGATCCAACAACTGCAATATGGACAAGTCTTTCACCTAACTACGCCTTATCTCCAACTTCTAGTGATTATTTGTGGGTTCCTTCGGGTTATGTTTCTTTAAGTGGACACAAATCAACGAATACACGAATTGCATTTAAATACAAAAGCACAACATCAGGCGCAACAAGTTATCAATTGGATGATATTGTTGTAAAAGAGAGACCT
- a CDS encoding TonB-dependent receptor plug domain-containing protein, whose product MKKKLLCTFFLLVTLNCISQTDTLRVSQNQKSDSTVMNYTIPIYSTGGSDAESDLDEQDASSLLQSSRDLFTQYASFQFGTARYRMRGYSAENQVVMINGVNVTNPETGFASWSSWGGLNDVTRFVEARFGNVANRYGSSGPGGYTNIDSKASSFKKGTRVSYATANRVFRHRVMLTHSTGLMKNNWALTLSASARWGNEVYVPGTYFDAKAFYMSLDKKLNDKHLFSFTGFVAPVEKGLSTAATLETYVVSGDKYYNSLWGYQNGKVRNASISSTSRPMFLLSHIYTPNEKRKVSSTIYHTFGKSSLSGLNFNNAANPKPDYYKYLPGYFYAKVDNTGGDAATYNWETDVNTRQINWDELIALNQANLYSASGTQSVNTNETRARYILENRVENLSQTGFNLIYNERKENVFISMGVNAFHYINKRYKEMEDLLGASFWIDVDQFAQNLGVDPLIQQNDIENPNRKIYRDDKFGYDYAITINKAEAWALAEYTLRKADIYGGLTISDSRLWRTGYVANGKFPTTSKGESDKLNFLNYGFKAGGTYKLNGRNFITANLNILSRAPEASNVFISPRVRNDVVDDIKNEEVVSSDINYLAKYPNLKLRFTLYSNQINNQTWLRTYYDDNYNTLVNLIMTNVNQTHRGFELGIEKTVYTSHIFQFVSGFAQSYYSNQPKLQAWQDNNNTSLYFNRRVYLKNYKLGNSPQLVSALGYRFMGKKFWSLGVCLNYFDKIYVEPNPDRRTTEAAGKFQDNEKELAQKIIGQEQIPSYFVLNVNTSKSYRIHKRYSLNLNASINNLLNTKNTITGGYEQLRWDQQQVSKFPNKYVYMTGTTYMLIINFSF is encoded by the coding sequence ATGAAAAAAAAATTACTCTGCACTTTTTTTCTTTTAGTTACACTTAATTGTATTTCGCAAACAGATACGTTGCGCGTTTCTCAAAACCAAAAATCGGATAGTACTGTGATGAATTACACCATTCCAATTTATAGTACAGGTGGAAGTGATGCTGAATCAGATTTGGATGAACAAGACGCTTCTTCGCTTTTACAATCAAGCAGAGATTTGTTTACGCAATACGCCAGTTTTCAGTTTGGGACAGCTCGGTATAGAATGCGTGGATATTCTGCAGAGAATCAAGTGGTGATGATTAACGGCGTAAACGTTACAAATCCTGAGACAGGTTTTGCTTCGTGGAGCAGTTGGGGTGGTTTAAATGACGTAACTAGGTTTGTAGAAGCACGTTTCGGTAATGTGGCCAACCGCTATGGGTCTTCTGGTCCGGGTGGCTATACAAATATAGATTCAAAAGCAAGTTCGTTTAAAAAAGGAACACGGGTTTCTTATGCTACTGCTAACCGCGTGTTTCGCCATCGAGTAATGTTGACACACTCTACCGGTTTAATGAAGAACAATTGGGCGCTTACACTTTCTGCTTCTGCACGTTGGGGTAATGAAGTATATGTGCCTGGAACGTATTTTGACGCTAAAGCTTTTTATATGTCTTTAGATAAAAAATTAAATGATAAACATTTGTTTTCTTTCACTGGCTTTGTGGCTCCTGTTGAAAAAGGACTATCAACTGCTGCGACGTTAGAAACATATGTCGTAAGCGGTGACAAATACTACAATAGTTTGTGGGGTTACCAAAATGGAAAAGTAAGAAATGCCTCTATAAGTAGTACAAGTAGACCAATGTTTTTACTATCACATATTTATACACCCAATGAAAAAAGAAAAGTCAGTTCAACCATATATCACACTTTTGGAAAATCAAGTCTGAGTGGTTTAAATTTTAATAATGCTGCAAATCCGAAACCAGATTATTATAAATATTTGCCAGGCTATTTTTATGCGAAGGTTGACAATACAGGTGGAGACGCAGCAACGTATAATTGGGAAACAGATGTAAACACCCGACAAATAAATTGGGACGAGTTGATAGCGCTAAATCAAGCGAATCTGTATTCGGCAAGTGGAACACAAAGCGTAAATACTAATGAAACCAGAGCGCGTTATATTTTAGAGAACAGAGTTGAAAATCTCAGTCAAACAGGATTTAATTTGATTTACAATGAGCGAAAAGAAAATGTATTTATTAGCATGGGTGTAAATGCTTTTCACTACATAAATAAAAGATACAAAGAAATGGAAGATCTTTTGGGCGCAAGTTTTTGGATAGATGTGGATCAGTTTGCACAAAATCTTGGCGTTGATCCATTAATTCAACAAAACGACATTGAAAATCCGAACAGAAAAATTTACAGAGACGATAAATTTGGTTACGATTACGCCATCACCATTAATAAAGCGGAGGCCTGGGCTTTGGCAGAATATACTTTAAGAAAAGCGGATATTTATGGTGGACTTACTATTTCAGATAGTAGATTGTGGAGAACAGGTTATGTCGCAAATGGAAAATTCCCTACGACAAGTAAGGGAGAAAGCGATAAATTAAATTTTCTGAATTACGGTTTTAAGGCTGGTGGAACCTATAAACTAAATGGAAGAAATTTTATTACTGCGAATTTAAATATACTATCAAGGGCACCCGAGGCCTCTAATGTTTTTATTTCACCCAGAGTACGAAACGATGTGGTGGATGATATTAAAAATGAAGAAGTTGTTTCTTCCGATATTAATTACCTCGCAAAATACCCAAACTTAAAATTGCGTTTCACACTCTACTCTAATCAAATAAATAACCAAACCTGGTTGAGGACTTATTATGACGATAACTACAATACACTTGTGAATTTAATTATGACCAATGTAAATCAGACGCACCGAGGTTTTGAGTTGGGTATAGAGAAAACTGTTTACACTTCTCATATCTTTCAATTTGTTTCAGGATTTGCACAATCGTATTACAGTAACCAACCAAAATTACAAGCTTGGCAAGACAATAATAACACTTCACTTTATTTTAACCGCAGAGTGTATCTTAAAAATTACAAACTTGGCAATTCACCGCAATTAGTAAGCGCACTCGGTTATCGCTTTATGGGTAAAAAGTTTTGGTCGCTTGGTGTTTGTTTGAATTATTTCGATAAAATTTATGTGGAACCCAATCCGGATCGAAGAACCACAGAAGCCGCCGGTAAATTTCAGGACAATGAAAAAGAACTTGCTCAGAAAATAATCGGACAGGAGCAAATTCCTTCCTACTTCGTTTTAAATGTGAATACGTCTAAATCTTATCGTATTCATAAAAGGTATTCGCTGAATTTAAATGCGAGTATAAACAATTTGCTGAATACAAAAAACACAATCACTGGTGGCTACGAGCAACTGCGATGGGATCAACAACAAGTTTCAAAGTTTCCGAACAAATATGTTTATATGACCGGAACTACGTATATGCTTATTATCAATTTTAGCTTTTAA